Proteins co-encoded in one Chitinophagales bacterium genomic window:
- a CDS encoding AAA family ATPase, giving the protein MRQMMGNLWMEGELVIFFSSPGMGKTVLAVQTADAISKGLSVDLSFLPNECEPKRVLLFDFELNDIEFSKRYSTGESAYHFSENFMRTDINPQFRAKHFGKRGSVVVMEAIKKEVERVNPDVIIVDNISFLHTESTQDTNIALEVMNYLKDLKEISGMSIMVIGHTTKVNAGASLNLTHLGGSAHLANFVTSIFAMNKTNGQFGNRYVKQLKGRLGR; this is encoded by the coding sequence ATGCGTCAAATGATGGGCAATTTGTGGATGGAAGGCGAATTGGTGATTTTCTTTAGTTCGCCAGGAATGGGCAAGACCGTCTTAGCCGTACAGACAGCCGATGCTATTTCGAAAGGTCTCTCGGTAGATTTGTCCTTTCTACCCAACGAATGTGAACCCAAGCGGGTACTGCTCTTTGACTTTGAACTCAACGATATAGAGTTTTCCAAACGTTATTCCACAGGAGAAAGTGCCTACCACTTCAGCGAAAACTTCATGCGAACGGACATCAACCCCCAGTTTAGAGCCAAGCATTTCGGCAAGCGTGGTTCGGTCGTCGTGATGGAAGCCATCAAAAAAGAGGTAGAACGGGTGAATCCAGATGTCATCATCGTGGACAATATCAGCTTCCTACACACCGAAAGCACCCAAGATACCAACATTGCGCTTGAAGTGATGAACTACCTCAAAGACCTCAAAGAAATCAGCGGTATGTCCATCATGGTCATTGGACACACCACCAAGGTCAATGCAGGTGCTTCACTCAACCTCACCCATCTGGGAGGTTCTGCTCATTTGGCCAATTTTGTGACCTCCATCTTTGCGATGAACAAAACCAATGGACAATTCGGCAATCGCTATGTCAAGCAACTCAAAGGTAGACTTGGTCGATAA